The nucleotide window CAATATGGCCAGCGTCCCAAGGAGTCGGCTATGCGGGAAGCCCTGAGTTACCGCCGCGACCATTTCCAGGCCTATACGACCCATTTACTCCCGATGGTCATGGCTGATCCGAGTCGCGACCGCCCGGCCTGGGGGGAGATGGAACTGATTGAAACCCTCTTGGGACTGATTGATCCGGCTCAACAGGCCCGCTTGGGACGATGTTTGAAAAATCGCGATCTGCGAGTAGCGGCGGCACGGCAAATTATTGATCGCTATGCCCTGATTATGGGGTCGGCCCAAGGGATCACCAGTGTATTGAAAGGCCCGTTGCTGCAATTTATCTCCACCTTTTTAACCGGTTCTCCCGCTGCGGCTTGGGTTTTAGCCGAAAAACTTCCCTTGGAAAAATCCCCAGTGATTCTTGCCAAAGTCCAAATGGCAGTGGAATTATTTAGTCTTTTGGGAGATACCCGCAGTGTTAATAACTTTAACTTGGCCCAAATTTGGCCCCTGCTGTTGTTTGCTGAGGGGTCTCTCGCCGCACAGGCCTGGGCTTTAGGGCAAACCCTAGTGGAGTATTGGTCAATGAATGGGAATAGCGATACCGCCACCGGGTCTGTGAACCTCGAACCACGATACCGCTACTTCTTAGAAAAACAAATTTAACTCAGTTCAATAATGGCAAGTCGAAGGCCACTCCATCAGCTAGGGCTGGGGCTAGGGCTAGCGGGAGATTCTGTTGGGGCCGGGGTACTACCACCACCACAGGCAACCAAAGCGGTACTGGAAAGACCTAGGAGTAAAGCCAAGGCTAAGAGTTTGACAGTCGTTTTCATAGAGCTTAGAAATCCTCAATATTAATAATTCGAGTCAAATCTATTCATACCAAGAGAATCTGGACTTGACAAGATCACCACAAAAACGAAGTTAAGGAGAATTGCCCACCTCCAGAAAATTTTTGACAGCTAGGGTGAAGGCGGCCGTAGATTCGTAGGGTAAAACATTCCGTCCGGCTATCTCCACTCCTTGGGCCTGGGGCAGAGTTTCCAGATAGGGGGTCATCCGGTTAGTAGCGGGACGATTGCGGGCCTCGCGACTAATACTCGAAGCCTGATCGCCCATAACAATCAAGATCGGGGCCTGAATTTGAGCCAGGAGCGGCTGATAATCTTTCCGCCAAAACCCCGATAAGAAAGAATAGACGGCATGACGGGTTTCTAAGGACTGACACCCTTGGGCTAAGAGGTCTAACCACTCTTGATCCACATCTTCGGGATGGGCAAACAGTTGCTTGATGGAAAAATCTCGTAAAAAGGCTTCGCTGCGGGCATAGAGATAAAACCCCCACCCCAAGGGCGAATCAAATAGGTTCCAACTGGCTTGCTGCGGCCAGGCTTCTTTAGCGGCACTGATCAAACTCCAGGCCGGGGGGCCACTCCAAACCATTGCCTCTACCCATTGGGGATATTTGA belongs to Pseudocalidococcus azoricus BACA0444 and includes:
- a CDS encoding alpha/beta fold hydrolase; this translates as MIASPPLQAYRWQTYQCVYQHYPAQSGVDPAPLVLIHPIGVGLSRRFWGRFCQAWFGMGGKAAIYNPDLLGCGDGDLPHVAFYPEDWADQLGQFLEVIVKRPAVLVVQGALMPVAVELAVKYPQWVEAMVWSGPPAWSLISAAKEAWPQQASWNLFDSPLGWGFYLYARSEAFLRDFSIKQLFAHPEDVDQEWLDLLAQGCQSLETRHAVYSFLSGFWRKDYQPLLAQIQAPILIVMGDQASSISREARNRPATNRMTPYLETLPQAQGVEIAGRNVLPYESTAAFTLAVKNFLEVGNSP